In Calonectris borealis chromosome Z, bCalBor7.hap1.2, whole genome shotgun sequence, a single genomic region encodes these proteins:
- the MELK gene encoding maternal embryonic leucine zipper kinase isoform X9: protein MAVGDYEEILKYYELHETIGTGGFAKVKLARHLLTGEKVAIKIMDKFALGDDLPRVKIEIDAMKNLSHQHICQLYHVIETSKKIFMVLEYCPGGELFDYIISKDRLSEEEARVFFRQIVSAIAYVHSQGYAHRDLKPENLLIDKEHNLKLIDFGLCAKPKGGLDYHLNTCCGSPAYAAPELIQGKAYIGSEADIWSMGVLLYALLCGSLPFDDDNVMAVYRKIMRGKYSIPKWLSPSSTLLLNQMLQVDPKKRITVKHLLSHPWLMQGYSDALQWQSKHPLGHLDEDCITELSVFHKQSRESISELISEWKYDQMSATYLLLQSKKARGKRVCLRVPCLTGHTSTAESAGLESEKTMTCEDVSDCSEMPHAFGSMEFSDAASLFEESPLEEFILNTRRRKQHSRHDAQLDDTEFTLSTPVTRKVASKKHENKENIDTESALRNEMPFALPGPKTPFAKSQIETQVQTIPCQAPAFKETQFTTATPIKKLTNPTNTDELTATEVLPERRCHSVELDLNLAHVDSSQKKRKAKIFGSLERGLDKVITMLTPSKKKRSTRDHPRKLKAHYNVTTTQLLNPDQLLNEIITVLSKKHVEYIQKGYTLKCQTRSDFGKVTMAFELEVCQLSKPEVVGIRRQRLKGDAWVYKRLMEDILSSCQV, encoded by the exons ATGGCTGTAGGTGACTACGAGGAAATTCTGAAGTACTATGAATTACATGAAACAATTGGAACAG GTGGGTTTGCAAAGGTAAAACTTGCGCGACACCTTCTCACTGGTGAAAAAGTTGCAATAAAAATCATGGACAAATTTGCTCTAGGG GATGACTTGCCTCGTGTTAAAATAGAAATTGATGCCATGAAGAACTTAAGTCACCAGCATATTTGCCAGTTGTATCACGTAATAGAGACATCCAAGAAAATATTCATGGTCTTAGAG TACTGTCCTGGAGGAGAGCTGTTTGATTACATAATTTCTAAGGACCGCCTTTCAGAAGAGGAAGCTCGTGTATTTTTTCGGCAGATTGTTTCAGCAATTGCTTATGTTCACAGTCAGGGATATGCCCACAGGGATCTCAAACCA GAAAATCTGCTGATTGACAAGGAACATAATTTGAAGCTGATAGACTTCGGACTTTGTGCAAAGCCAAAG GGTGGCCTTGATTACCATCTGAACACATGCTGTGGAAGCCCAGCTTATGCAGCACCAGAGCTGATTCAGGGCAAAGCATATATTGGCTCAGAG GCAGATATTTGGAGCATGGGAGTACTGCTGTATGCTCTACTGTGTGGCTCTCTCCCCTTTGATGATGACAACGTCATGGCTGTCTACAGGAAGATAATG agaggaaaatacagtatTCCAAAGTGGCTCTCTCCTAGCAGTACGTTACTACTTAACCAAATGCTGCAG GTGGACCCAAAGAAGCGGATTACAGTTAAACATCTGCTAAGTCACCCTTGGCTCATGCAAGGTTATTCTGATGCTCTTCAGTGGCAAAGTAAACACCCA CTGGGACATCTTGATGAAGACTGCATAACAGAGCTTTCTGTGTTTCATAAACAGAGCAGGGAGAGTATATCGGAATTAATATCAGAG TGGAAATATGACCAAATGTCAGCAACATATCTCTTGCTTCAATCCAAGAAGGCTCGTGGCAAGCGTGTTTGCTTAAGGGTTCCATGTCTAACAGGGCATACCAGTACAGCAGAATCAGCAGGCCTCGAG tctgaaaaaactATGACATGTGAAGATGTGTCAGACTGCAGTGAAATGCCGCATGCATTTGGATCCATGGAATTTTCTGATGCAGCTTCACTGTTTGAAGAGTCTCCATTAGAAGAATTTATTCTAAATACTCGCAGAAGAAAGCAG CATTCAAGGCATGATGCTCAACTGGATGATACGGAATTCACACTGTCAACTCCAGTGACAAGAAAAGTGGCATCAAAGAAGCATGAAAACAAAGAGAATATAGATACAGAGTCAGCTTTAAGAAATGAAATGCCCTTTGCGCTTCCTGGTCCAAAGACTCCTTTTGCAAAGAGTCAGATTGAGACACAAGTACAAACTATACCCTGTCAGGCACCTGCCTTCAAAG AGACCCAGTTCACTACAGCCACCCCAATTAAGAAACTCACAAACCCAACAAACACAGATGAATTGACAGCAACTGAGGTTCTTCCTGAAAGAAG GTGTCATTCAGTGGAATTAGATCTCAACCTAGCTCACGTGGATAgcagccaaaagaaaagaaaagccaaaatatttgGAAGTCTTGAAAGAGGCCTAGATAAAGTGATCACAATGCTTACGCCAAGCAAAAAGAAACGATCCACTAGAGATCATCCAAGGAAACTTAAG GCACACTATAACGTTACCACCACTCAGCTACTGAATCCAGACCAACTGTTGAATGAAATAATCACTGTTCTTTCAAAGAAGCATGTGGAGTACATTCAGAAGGG TTATACCCTGAAATGTCAAACACGGTCAGATTTTGGCAAAGTAACTATGGCATTTGAGTTAGAAGTGTGTCAACTCAGTAAACCTGAAGTAGTGGGTATCCGGCGACAACGGCTTAAAGGTGATGCCTGGGTCTACAAGAGACTGATGGAAGACATCTTATCTAGCTGCCAAGTGTGA
- the MELK gene encoding maternal embryonic leucine zipper kinase isoform X5, producing the protein MAVGDYEEILKYYELHETIGTGGFAKVKLARHLLTGEKVAIKIMDKFALGDDLPRVKIEIDAMKNLSHQHICQLYHVIETSKKIFMVLEENLLIDKEHNLKLIDFGLCAKPKGGLDYHLNTCCGSPAYAAPELIQGKAYIGSEADIWSMGVLLYALLCGSLPFDDDNVMAVYRKIMRGKYSIPKWLSPSSTLLLNQMLQVKVDPKKRITVKHLLSHPWLMQGYSDALQWQSKHPLGHLDEDCITELSVFHKQSRESISELISEWKYDQMSATYLLLQSKKARGKRVCLRVPCLTGHTSTAESAGLESEKTMTCEDVSDCSEMPHAFGSMEFSDAASLFEESPLEEFILNTRRRKQHSRHDAQLDDTEFTLSTPVTRKVASKKHENKENIDTESALRNEMPFALPGPKTPFAKSQIETQVQTIPCQAPAFKETQFTTATPIKKLTNPTNTDELTATEVLPERRCHSVELDLNLAHVDSSQKKRKAKIFGSLERGLDKVITMLTPSKKKRSTRDHPRKLKAHYNVTTTQLLNPDQLLNEIITVLSKKHVEYIQKGYTLKCQTRSDFGKVTMAFELEVCQLSKPEVVGIRRQRLKGDAWVYKRLMEDILSSCQV; encoded by the exons ATGGCTGTAGGTGACTACGAGGAAATTCTGAAGTACTATGAATTACATGAAACAATTGGAACAG GTGGGTTTGCAAAGGTAAAACTTGCGCGACACCTTCTCACTGGTGAAAAAGTTGCAATAAAAATCATGGACAAATTTGCTCTAGGG GATGACTTGCCTCGTGTTAAAATAGAAATTGATGCCATGAAGAACTTAAGTCACCAGCATATTTGCCAGTTGTATCACGTAATAGAGACATCCAAGAAAATATTCATGGTCTTAGAG GAAAATCTGCTGATTGACAAGGAACATAATTTGAAGCTGATAGACTTCGGACTTTGTGCAAAGCCAAAG GGTGGCCTTGATTACCATCTGAACACATGCTGTGGAAGCCCAGCTTATGCAGCACCAGAGCTGATTCAGGGCAAAGCATATATTGGCTCAGAG GCAGATATTTGGAGCATGGGAGTACTGCTGTATGCTCTACTGTGTGGCTCTCTCCCCTTTGATGATGACAACGTCATGGCTGTCTACAGGAAGATAATG agaggaaaatacagtatTCCAAAGTGGCTCTCTCCTAGCAGTACGTTACTACTTAACCAAATGCTGCAGGTAAAG GTGGACCCAAAGAAGCGGATTACAGTTAAACATCTGCTAAGTCACCCTTGGCTCATGCAAGGTTATTCTGATGCTCTTCAGTGGCAAAGTAAACACCCA CTGGGACATCTTGATGAAGACTGCATAACAGAGCTTTCTGTGTTTCATAAACAGAGCAGGGAGAGTATATCGGAATTAATATCAGAG TGGAAATATGACCAAATGTCAGCAACATATCTCTTGCTTCAATCCAAGAAGGCTCGTGGCAAGCGTGTTTGCTTAAGGGTTCCATGTCTAACAGGGCATACCAGTACAGCAGAATCAGCAGGCCTCGAG tctgaaaaaactATGACATGTGAAGATGTGTCAGACTGCAGTGAAATGCCGCATGCATTTGGATCCATGGAATTTTCTGATGCAGCTTCACTGTTTGAAGAGTCTCCATTAGAAGAATTTATTCTAAATACTCGCAGAAGAAAGCAG CATTCAAGGCATGATGCTCAACTGGATGATACGGAATTCACACTGTCAACTCCAGTGACAAGAAAAGTGGCATCAAAGAAGCATGAAAACAAAGAGAATATAGATACAGAGTCAGCTTTAAGAAATGAAATGCCCTTTGCGCTTCCTGGTCCAAAGACTCCTTTTGCAAAGAGTCAGATTGAGACACAAGTACAAACTATACCCTGTCAGGCACCTGCCTTCAAAG AGACCCAGTTCACTACAGCCACCCCAATTAAGAAACTCACAAACCCAACAAACACAGATGAATTGACAGCAACTGAGGTTCTTCCTGAAAGAAG GTGTCATTCAGTGGAATTAGATCTCAACCTAGCTCACGTGGATAgcagccaaaagaaaagaaaagccaaaatatttgGAAGTCTTGAAAGAGGCCTAGATAAAGTGATCACAATGCTTACGCCAAGCAAAAAGAAACGATCCACTAGAGATCATCCAAGGAAACTTAAG GCACACTATAACGTTACCACCACTCAGCTACTGAATCCAGACCAACTGTTGAATGAAATAATCACTGTTCTTTCAAAGAAGCATGTGGAGTACATTCAGAAGGG TTATACCCTGAAATGTCAAACACGGTCAGATTTTGGCAAAGTAACTATGGCATTTGAGTTAGAAGTGTGTCAACTCAGTAAACCTGAAGTAGTGGGTATCCGGCGACAACGGCTTAAAGGTGATGCCTGGGTCTACAAGAGACTGATGGAAGACATCTTATCTAGCTGCCAAGTGTGA
- the MELK gene encoding maternal embryonic leucine zipper kinase isoform X1 — MAVGDYEEILKYYELHETIGTGGFAKVKLARHLLTGEKVAIKIMDKFALGDDLPRVKIEIDAMKNLSHQHICQLYHVIETSKKIFMVLEYCPGGELFDYIISKDRLSEEEARVFFRQIVSAIAYVHSQGYAHRDLKPENLLIDKEHNLKLIDFGLCAKPKADIWSMGVLLYALLCGSLPFDDDNVMAVYRKIMRGKYSIPKWLSPSSTLLLNQMLQVKVDPKKRITVKHLLSHPWLMQGYSDALQWQSKHPLGHLDEDCITELSVFHKQSRESISELISEWKYDQMSATYLLLQSKKARGKRVCLRVPCLTGHTSTAESAGLESEKTMTCEDVSDCSEMPHAFGSMEFSDAASLFEESPLEEFILNTRRRKQHSRHDAQLDDTEFTLSTPVTRKVASKKHENKENIDTESALRNEMPFALPGPKTPFAKSQIETQVQTIPCQAPAFKETQFTTATPIKKLTNPTNTDELTATEVLPERRCHSVELDLNLAHVDSSQKKRKAKIFGSLERGLDKVITMLTPSKKKRSTRDHPRKLKAHYNVTTTQLLNPDQLLNEIITVLSKKHVEYIQKGYTLKCQTRSDFGKVTMAFELEVCQLSKPEVVGIRRQRLKGDAWVYKRLMEDILSSCQV; from the exons ATGGCTGTAGGTGACTACGAGGAAATTCTGAAGTACTATGAATTACATGAAACAATTGGAACAG GTGGGTTTGCAAAGGTAAAACTTGCGCGACACCTTCTCACTGGTGAAAAAGTTGCAATAAAAATCATGGACAAATTTGCTCTAGGG GATGACTTGCCTCGTGTTAAAATAGAAATTGATGCCATGAAGAACTTAAGTCACCAGCATATTTGCCAGTTGTATCACGTAATAGAGACATCCAAGAAAATATTCATGGTCTTAGAG TACTGTCCTGGAGGAGAGCTGTTTGATTACATAATTTCTAAGGACCGCCTTTCAGAAGAGGAAGCTCGTGTATTTTTTCGGCAGATTGTTTCAGCAATTGCTTATGTTCACAGTCAGGGATATGCCCACAGGGATCTCAAACCA GAAAATCTGCTGATTGACAAGGAACATAATTTGAAGCTGATAGACTTCGGACTTTGTGCAAAGCCAAAG GCAGATATTTGGAGCATGGGAGTACTGCTGTATGCTCTACTGTGTGGCTCTCTCCCCTTTGATGATGACAACGTCATGGCTGTCTACAGGAAGATAATG agaggaaaatacagtatTCCAAAGTGGCTCTCTCCTAGCAGTACGTTACTACTTAACCAAATGCTGCAGGTAAAG GTGGACCCAAAGAAGCGGATTACAGTTAAACATCTGCTAAGTCACCCTTGGCTCATGCAAGGTTATTCTGATGCTCTTCAGTGGCAAAGTAAACACCCA CTGGGACATCTTGATGAAGACTGCATAACAGAGCTTTCTGTGTTTCATAAACAGAGCAGGGAGAGTATATCGGAATTAATATCAGAG TGGAAATATGACCAAATGTCAGCAACATATCTCTTGCTTCAATCCAAGAAGGCTCGTGGCAAGCGTGTTTGCTTAAGGGTTCCATGTCTAACAGGGCATACCAGTACAGCAGAATCAGCAGGCCTCGAG tctgaaaaaactATGACATGTGAAGATGTGTCAGACTGCAGTGAAATGCCGCATGCATTTGGATCCATGGAATTTTCTGATGCAGCTTCACTGTTTGAAGAGTCTCCATTAGAAGAATTTATTCTAAATACTCGCAGAAGAAAGCAG CATTCAAGGCATGATGCTCAACTGGATGATACGGAATTCACACTGTCAACTCCAGTGACAAGAAAAGTGGCATCAAAGAAGCATGAAAACAAAGAGAATATAGATACAGAGTCAGCTTTAAGAAATGAAATGCCCTTTGCGCTTCCTGGTCCAAAGACTCCTTTTGCAAAGAGTCAGATTGAGACACAAGTACAAACTATACCCTGTCAGGCACCTGCCTTCAAAG AGACCCAGTTCACTACAGCCACCCCAATTAAGAAACTCACAAACCCAACAAACACAGATGAATTGACAGCAACTGAGGTTCTTCCTGAAAGAAG GTGTCATTCAGTGGAATTAGATCTCAACCTAGCTCACGTGGATAgcagccaaaagaaaagaaaagccaaaatatttgGAAGTCTTGAAAGAGGCCTAGATAAAGTGATCACAATGCTTACGCCAAGCAAAAAGAAACGATCCACTAGAGATCATCCAAGGAAACTTAAG GCACACTATAACGTTACCACCACTCAGCTACTGAATCCAGACCAACTGTTGAATGAAATAATCACTGTTCTTTCAAAGAAGCATGTGGAGTACATTCAGAAGGG TTATACCCTGAAATGTCAAACACGGTCAGATTTTGGCAAAGTAACTATGGCATTTGAGTTAGAAGTGTGTCAACTCAGTAAACCTGAAGTAGTGGGTATCCGGCGACAACGGCTTAAAGGTGATGCCTGGGTCTACAAGAGACTGATGGAAGACATCTTATCTAGCTGCCAAGTGTGA
- the MELK gene encoding maternal embryonic leucine zipper kinase isoform X16, producing the protein MAVGDYEEILKYYELHETIGTGGFAKVKLARHLLTGEKVAIKIMDKFALGDDLPRVKIEIDAMKNLSHQHICQLYHVIETSKKIFMVLEYCPGGELFDYIISKDRLSEEEARVFFRQIVSAIAYVHSQGYAHRDLKPENLLIDKEHNLKLIDFGLCAKPKGGLDYHLNTCCGSPAYAAPELIQGKAYIGSEADIWSMGVLLYALLCGSLPFDDDNVMAVYRKIMSEKTMTCEDVSDCSEMPHAFGSMEFSDAASLFEESPLEEFILNTRRRKQHSRHDAQLDDTEFTLSTPVTRKVASKKHENKENIDTESALRNEMPFALPGPKTPFAKSQIETQVQTIPCQAPAFKETQFTTATPIKKLTNPTNTDELTATEVLPERRCHSVELDLNLAHVDSSQKKRKAKIFGSLERGLDKVITMLTPSKKKRSTRDHPRKLKAHYNVTTTQLLNPDQLLNEIITVLSKKHVEYIQKGYTLKCQTRSDFGKVTMAFELEVCQLSKPEVVGIRRQRLKGDAWVYKRLMEDILSSCQV; encoded by the exons ATGGCTGTAGGTGACTACGAGGAAATTCTGAAGTACTATGAATTACATGAAACAATTGGAACAG GTGGGTTTGCAAAGGTAAAACTTGCGCGACACCTTCTCACTGGTGAAAAAGTTGCAATAAAAATCATGGACAAATTTGCTCTAGGG GATGACTTGCCTCGTGTTAAAATAGAAATTGATGCCATGAAGAACTTAAGTCACCAGCATATTTGCCAGTTGTATCACGTAATAGAGACATCCAAGAAAATATTCATGGTCTTAGAG TACTGTCCTGGAGGAGAGCTGTTTGATTACATAATTTCTAAGGACCGCCTTTCAGAAGAGGAAGCTCGTGTATTTTTTCGGCAGATTGTTTCAGCAATTGCTTATGTTCACAGTCAGGGATATGCCCACAGGGATCTCAAACCA GAAAATCTGCTGATTGACAAGGAACATAATTTGAAGCTGATAGACTTCGGACTTTGTGCAAAGCCAAAG GGTGGCCTTGATTACCATCTGAACACATGCTGTGGAAGCCCAGCTTATGCAGCACCAGAGCTGATTCAGGGCAAAGCATATATTGGCTCAGAG GCAGATATTTGGAGCATGGGAGTACTGCTGTATGCTCTACTGTGTGGCTCTCTCCCCTTTGATGATGACAACGTCATGGCTGTCTACAGGAAGATAATG tctgaaaaaactATGACATGTGAAGATGTGTCAGACTGCAGTGAAATGCCGCATGCATTTGGATCCATGGAATTTTCTGATGCAGCTTCACTGTTTGAAGAGTCTCCATTAGAAGAATTTATTCTAAATACTCGCAGAAGAAAGCAG CATTCAAGGCATGATGCTCAACTGGATGATACGGAATTCACACTGTCAACTCCAGTGACAAGAAAAGTGGCATCAAAGAAGCATGAAAACAAAGAGAATATAGATACAGAGTCAGCTTTAAGAAATGAAATGCCCTTTGCGCTTCCTGGTCCAAAGACTCCTTTTGCAAAGAGTCAGATTGAGACACAAGTACAAACTATACCCTGTCAGGCACCTGCCTTCAAAG AGACCCAGTTCACTACAGCCACCCCAATTAAGAAACTCACAAACCCAACAAACACAGATGAATTGACAGCAACTGAGGTTCTTCCTGAAAGAAG GTGTCATTCAGTGGAATTAGATCTCAACCTAGCTCACGTGGATAgcagccaaaagaaaagaaaagccaaaatatttgGAAGTCTTGAAAGAGGCCTAGATAAAGTGATCACAATGCTTACGCCAAGCAAAAAGAAACGATCCACTAGAGATCATCCAAGGAAACTTAAG GCACACTATAACGTTACCACCACTCAGCTACTGAATCCAGACCAACTGTTGAATGAAATAATCACTGTTCTTTCAAAGAAGCATGTGGAGTACATTCAGAAGGG TTATACCCTGAAATGTCAAACACGGTCAGATTTTGGCAAAGTAACTATGGCATTTGAGTTAGAAGTGTGTCAACTCAGTAAACCTGAAGTAGTGGGTATCCGGCGACAACGGCTTAAAGGTGATGCCTGGGTCTACAAGAGACTGATGGAAGACATCTTATCTAGCTGCCAAGTGTGA
- the MELK gene encoding maternal embryonic leucine zipper kinase isoform X15, whose product MAVGDYEEILKYYELHETIGTGGFAKVKLARHLLTGEKVAIKIMDKFALGDDLPRVKIEIDAMKNLSHQHICQLYHVIETSKKIFMVLEYCPGGELFDYIISKDRLSEEEARVFFRQIVSAIAYVHSQGYAHRDLKPENLLIDKEHNLKLIDFGLCAKPKGGLDYHLNTCCGSPAYAAPELIQGKAYIGSEADIWSMGVLLYALLCGSLPFDDDNVMAVYRKIMRGKYSIPKWLSPSSTLLLNQMLQSEKTMTCEDVSDCSEMPHAFGSMEFSDAASLFEESPLEEFILNTRRRKQHSRHDAQLDDTEFTLSTPVTRKVASKKHENKENIDTESALRNEMPFALPGPKTPFAKSQIETQVQTIPCQAPAFKETQFTTATPIKKLTNPTNTDELTATEVLPERRCHSVELDLNLAHVDSSQKKRKAKIFGSLERGLDKVITMLTPSKKKRSTRDHPRKLKAHYNVTTTQLLNPDQLLNEIITVLSKKHVEYIQKGYTLKCQTRSDFGKVTMAFELEVCQLSKPEVVGIRRQRLKGDAWVYKRLMEDILSSCQV is encoded by the exons ATGGCTGTAGGTGACTACGAGGAAATTCTGAAGTACTATGAATTACATGAAACAATTGGAACAG GTGGGTTTGCAAAGGTAAAACTTGCGCGACACCTTCTCACTGGTGAAAAAGTTGCAATAAAAATCATGGACAAATTTGCTCTAGGG GATGACTTGCCTCGTGTTAAAATAGAAATTGATGCCATGAAGAACTTAAGTCACCAGCATATTTGCCAGTTGTATCACGTAATAGAGACATCCAAGAAAATATTCATGGTCTTAGAG TACTGTCCTGGAGGAGAGCTGTTTGATTACATAATTTCTAAGGACCGCCTTTCAGAAGAGGAAGCTCGTGTATTTTTTCGGCAGATTGTTTCAGCAATTGCTTATGTTCACAGTCAGGGATATGCCCACAGGGATCTCAAACCA GAAAATCTGCTGATTGACAAGGAACATAATTTGAAGCTGATAGACTTCGGACTTTGTGCAAAGCCAAAG GGTGGCCTTGATTACCATCTGAACACATGCTGTGGAAGCCCAGCTTATGCAGCACCAGAGCTGATTCAGGGCAAAGCATATATTGGCTCAGAG GCAGATATTTGGAGCATGGGAGTACTGCTGTATGCTCTACTGTGTGGCTCTCTCCCCTTTGATGATGACAACGTCATGGCTGTCTACAGGAAGATAATG agaggaaaatacagtatTCCAAAGTGGCTCTCTCCTAGCAGTACGTTACTACTTAACCAAATGCTGCAG tctgaaaaaactATGACATGTGAAGATGTGTCAGACTGCAGTGAAATGCCGCATGCATTTGGATCCATGGAATTTTCTGATGCAGCTTCACTGTTTGAAGAGTCTCCATTAGAAGAATTTATTCTAAATACTCGCAGAAGAAAGCAG CATTCAAGGCATGATGCTCAACTGGATGATACGGAATTCACACTGTCAACTCCAGTGACAAGAAAAGTGGCATCAAAGAAGCATGAAAACAAAGAGAATATAGATACAGAGTCAGCTTTAAGAAATGAAATGCCCTTTGCGCTTCCTGGTCCAAAGACTCCTTTTGCAAAGAGTCAGATTGAGACACAAGTACAAACTATACCCTGTCAGGCACCTGCCTTCAAAG AGACCCAGTTCACTACAGCCACCCCAATTAAGAAACTCACAAACCCAACAAACACAGATGAATTGACAGCAACTGAGGTTCTTCCTGAAAGAAG GTGTCATTCAGTGGAATTAGATCTCAACCTAGCTCACGTGGATAgcagccaaaagaaaagaaaagccaaaatatttgGAAGTCTTGAAAGAGGCCTAGATAAAGTGATCACAATGCTTACGCCAAGCAAAAAGAAACGATCCACTAGAGATCATCCAAGGAAACTTAAG GCACACTATAACGTTACCACCACTCAGCTACTGAATCCAGACCAACTGTTGAATGAAATAATCACTGTTCTTTCAAAGAAGCATGTGGAGTACATTCAGAAGGG TTATACCCTGAAATGTCAAACACGGTCAGATTTTGGCAAAGTAACTATGGCATTTGAGTTAGAAGTGTGTCAACTCAGTAAACCTGAAGTAGTGGGTATCCGGCGACAACGGCTTAAAGGTGATGCCTGGGTCTACAAGAGACTGATGGAAGACATCTTATCTAGCTGCCAAGTGTGA
- the MELK gene encoding maternal embryonic leucine zipper kinase isoform X12 translates to MAVGDYEEILKYYELHETIGTGGFAKVKLARHLLTGEKVAIKIMDKFALGENLLIDKEHNLKLIDFGLCAKPKGGLDYHLNTCCGSPAYAAPELIQGKAYIGSEADIWSMGVLLYALLCGSLPFDDDNVMAVYRKIMRGKYSIPKWLSPSSTLLLNQMLQVKVDPKKRITVKHLLSHPWLMQGYSDALQWQSKHPLGHLDEDCITELSVFHKQSRESISELISEWKYDQMSATYLLLQSKKARGKRVCLRVPCLTGHTSTAESAGLESEKTMTCEDVSDCSEMPHAFGSMEFSDAASLFEESPLEEFILNTRRRKQHSRHDAQLDDTEFTLSTPVTRKVASKKHENKENIDTESALRNEMPFALPGPKTPFAKSQIETQVQTIPCQAPAFKETQFTTATPIKKLTNPTNTDELTATEVLPERRCHSVELDLNLAHVDSSQKKRKAKIFGSLERGLDKVITMLTPSKKKRSTRDHPRKLKAHYNVTTTQLLNPDQLLNEIITVLSKKHVEYIQKGYTLKCQTRSDFGKVTMAFELEVCQLSKPEVVGIRRQRLKGDAWVYKRLMEDILSSCQV, encoded by the exons ATGGCTGTAGGTGACTACGAGGAAATTCTGAAGTACTATGAATTACATGAAACAATTGGAACAG GTGGGTTTGCAAAGGTAAAACTTGCGCGACACCTTCTCACTGGTGAAAAAGTTGCAATAAAAATCATGGACAAATTTGCTCTAGGG GAAAATCTGCTGATTGACAAGGAACATAATTTGAAGCTGATAGACTTCGGACTTTGTGCAAAGCCAAAG GGTGGCCTTGATTACCATCTGAACACATGCTGTGGAAGCCCAGCTTATGCAGCACCAGAGCTGATTCAGGGCAAAGCATATATTGGCTCAGAG GCAGATATTTGGAGCATGGGAGTACTGCTGTATGCTCTACTGTGTGGCTCTCTCCCCTTTGATGATGACAACGTCATGGCTGTCTACAGGAAGATAATG agaggaaaatacagtatTCCAAAGTGGCTCTCTCCTAGCAGTACGTTACTACTTAACCAAATGCTGCAGGTAAAG GTGGACCCAAAGAAGCGGATTACAGTTAAACATCTGCTAAGTCACCCTTGGCTCATGCAAGGTTATTCTGATGCTCTTCAGTGGCAAAGTAAACACCCA CTGGGACATCTTGATGAAGACTGCATAACAGAGCTTTCTGTGTTTCATAAACAGAGCAGGGAGAGTATATCGGAATTAATATCAGAG TGGAAATATGACCAAATGTCAGCAACATATCTCTTGCTTCAATCCAAGAAGGCTCGTGGCAAGCGTGTTTGCTTAAGGGTTCCATGTCTAACAGGGCATACCAGTACAGCAGAATCAGCAGGCCTCGAG tctgaaaaaactATGACATGTGAAGATGTGTCAGACTGCAGTGAAATGCCGCATGCATTTGGATCCATGGAATTTTCTGATGCAGCTTCACTGTTTGAAGAGTCTCCATTAGAAGAATTTATTCTAAATACTCGCAGAAGAAAGCAG CATTCAAGGCATGATGCTCAACTGGATGATACGGAATTCACACTGTCAACTCCAGTGACAAGAAAAGTGGCATCAAAGAAGCATGAAAACAAAGAGAATATAGATACAGAGTCAGCTTTAAGAAATGAAATGCCCTTTGCGCTTCCTGGTCCAAAGACTCCTTTTGCAAAGAGTCAGATTGAGACACAAGTACAAACTATACCCTGTCAGGCACCTGCCTTCAAAG AGACCCAGTTCACTACAGCCACCCCAATTAAGAAACTCACAAACCCAACAAACACAGATGAATTGACAGCAACTGAGGTTCTTCCTGAAAGAAG GTGTCATTCAGTGGAATTAGATCTCAACCTAGCTCACGTGGATAgcagccaaaagaaaagaaaagccaaaatatttgGAAGTCTTGAAAGAGGCCTAGATAAAGTGATCACAATGCTTACGCCAAGCAAAAAGAAACGATCCACTAGAGATCATCCAAGGAAACTTAAG GCACACTATAACGTTACCACCACTCAGCTACTGAATCCAGACCAACTGTTGAATGAAATAATCACTGTTCTTTCAAAGAAGCATGTGGAGTACATTCAGAAGGG TTATACCCTGAAATGTCAAACACGGTCAGATTTTGGCAAAGTAACTATGGCATTTGAGTTAGAAGTGTGTCAACTCAGTAAACCTGAAGTAGTGGGTATCCGGCGACAACGGCTTAAAGGTGATGCCTGGGTCTACAAGAGACTGATGGAAGACATCTTATCTAGCTGCCAAGTGTGA